The genomic stretch GGGGCTGTGGCTCTGAAACATTCCATCCATTTTGTCAaatggcctctctctctctctctctctctcttctttcttctggGTCTGCAATATCCCATTTGTTTGCTAATGAGTTGTACCAAGATGCTTCCTTGGTTTCGTTGTGATGTGAGAACTCACTGGGAGTATCAGTGATGGAGGCCGGACCTCCTTTAGCTGTGCCCCTTCCTCTAGTGTgtgcagacacacacacacacaaagagagagagagagagagagagagagagagagggaggagattgCTTGTTGCAACAATCTTTTCTGTACTGACAGCAAGGGAGGGCTGCAAGGAAGTCATCTGCGAGCCATCAATGACGATCCCACATGGAGACAAAACAAGAGATGGTTGGAGTTGGTTGTGTGTGATCTGCGTTCATCCATTAAAAGCTTTGCGTGTCTAAGATTCAGATAGAGAGGGAGAGAGCGATAGAGAGAGAAACCAAAGAGAAAACAGAAGAAaaaatcagagagagagagagagagagagagagagagagagagagaggaattggTGGTACTGTTTAGGAGTGGATCTCTCGacgctcccctcctcctcctcctcctccccctctctggGTCTCAGTCATGATCCAAGAGCATCTTTTAGTTCTCTGAGTCTTTTTAAGTCGCCACACTCACTTAGGGCTCCTACCTTTCATGCACACGCTTTTAATGCATGAACTAAGCATCGCCCTCCCCGActtcatttcctctctctctctctctctcttcttctccttccttcaCTGCATGCCTCCATCTCGTTCATCATATTCTTATCCTAATATTCCCCCACCGAACTTTCAGAATGTTTTAGATTCCTACCCTTCTCATTTAGCCCCTTCATCATTCCTAAGCTGACAACAAATCAGCTCCCAGCTCAAGGCACCAAAGTCCATGTAATATAAGACAAGAAAAGCATAAACTTTTCCCCACCCCTGCCACACTGTCACCCCCCCCTtacaaacagagagagagagagagagagagagagagagagatctgagaTGGGGCTTGGTGAACAGTGAGACTACACAGAGGAGCTGCCACTCCCTACTTCAATCTAAGTAGCTaccactactactactactaaaaCTACTGCAACTATCAATCCCCACACTTGCTGTGTTCTTTGCAGATCATGTCCTGTCAAGGAAGCTGCTGCGTTCCCAGATGTCCTATTAAAGCAAAGGGATGCCAAACCCTCCAATCTCTCTCCCTCCTCAGCTGCTActgctctcttctcctcctcactcCAACAGGTACTCCTCCACTTCCCTTCGCTCCTCCCCCCCGCCGCTTGTTGAGGCTTTAGATATGCTTAGCTCACTCAAGTCccatgaagaaggagatcaagaacACCACCGCCATTCCAATCCCCTCCACCCTAACCCCCAGCATGGCCTGATCTCCCCTTCCGCCCCTGTGCGCCAGCTCCTCGTCAGCTGCGCCGAGCTTGTCCACCGCGGCGACCTCCCGGCGGCGCGGCACACCGGTTCGCTCCTCTTGGCCACCGCCTCCCCCTATGGCGACTCCACCGACCGCCTGGTCCACCAATTCGCCCGTGCCCTCTCCCTCCGCGTCGACCCCCTCTTCCCCTCCGTCGACGCTGCCTCTCCGGAGGCCCTCCAGTCCTCCTACCTATCGTTCAACCAGATCACCCCATTCCTTCGCTTCGCGCACCTCACCGCCAACCAGGCCATCCTCGAGGCCGTCGACGGCCACCGCCAAGTCCACATCCTCGACTTCGACACTTCCCACGGACTGCAATGGCCGCCGCTGCTCCAAGCCATATCGGAGCGCTCCGACCCCAACAATCCACCTTCCATTCGCATCACCGGCACCGGAAGGAACCTCGATGTCCTCCGCCGCACCGGCGACCGACTCCAAACTTTCGCCGATTCTCTCGGCCTAGGATTTGAATTCCAccccctcctcttcccctccaccaCCAGCGACCCTAGCTCTAGCACCACCACCGACTTCACCTCTTCTTCTCTCCGACTCCATCCGGGCGAGATCCTCACCGTGAACTGCGTACTATTCTTGCACAACCTACTACAAGACGGCAGTGGCAGTGACGACTCCCGCGACCTAAGGGCGTTTCTTCAAGCTGTTCGAGCGATGAACCCTGCAGTGGTGACGGTCGCCGAGAGGGAGGCGAACCACAACGCGCCCATCTTCTTTCAGAGATTCATGGAGGCGTTGGACTACTACACGGCGGTGTTCGAGTCACTGGAGGCGACGCTGCCACCGACGAGCCGtgagcgggcggcggtggagcagGTCTGGCTGGGACGCGAGATCGAGGACGTCGTCGCCCGGGAGGGTGAGAGGAGGAGGGAGCGGCACGAGCGGTTCGACCGGTGGGAGACTCTGATGCGAGGCGCAGGATTCACGAACCTGCCGCTCAGCCCCTTCGCGCTGTCGCAGGCGCGGCTTCTGCTCCGCCTCCACTATCCATCGGAAGGGTATCAGCTCCACACGGTGAGGGATTCCTTTTTCTTGGGGTGGCAGAACAAGCCCCTCTTCTCAGTCTCGTCTTGGCATTAGTGCAACAGCCCTAGGGAGGAAGCTGAAAGCAAATAGGTCGAATCCTTCTCCCTCCTTCCGGTGGTGCGTTGATGATTCGAGTAGGGCTTTTTGGTCTCAGTTAGAGAAGAGGGAGGGAAGCGAAGGTAATAGATCTTAGCACATATGTCATCATCATATCTGATCTTGGGTAGGAACCCTAACCCTAGTTTCAGCTCATGTTTCTTGGAAGGAGGAGACGGTGGAGGTGTTGCACGTTGCATGGGATTTTGGTAGTTGTGACCCCAAAAGGGAACTGTTGATGCTCGCCATTCCTCAAATCTCTTTCCTTGTGAGCTTCCTCCTTCCCATCCCAAACCCCCTTCTTCGAGAGTTTTCTATGCTTATAAACTATAATAAAAgccagggcggttgcaccattaattattatcttccttatttctctctctctctctctctgttataaTGTATGATGTATCCCCTTCCTTCTACTCCTGCAATGGATGTCCCTTTGGGTTATAAAACTGTTTCCTTCCACGAGGGGAAGTCATGGTGTCATGCTGTGGCTTGTCTTCTTTCTGTGTAGTTTATGCAAGGCtcgattgttttcatgcttgcatatgACTTATATTTTGTGTGTTAGATCAGCAGTAACGATGGCGGAGTGACCACTAACTGCAATCGAAGGGGTTCGAGAAATGGCATCTATGGGGATGGGAGAGTAATCATCAAGTCGAAGAAGGCCACCACTGAGGTGGGGTGTTTAGAATAGTCTGTGCTGGGATGTGCTCCCGATAATGGGGGTTTAGTTCTTGTTTCTTGTGCTCATGTCCCAAATATGCCAATCACCTCTCTCTTGGGGCTGATTCCTGCCTTCCTACCGCGCCTTAAATCCTGCCTCATGTCCCCTCGAACAAACTCATGGGTTTGCTCGACGCCAGACTTTTTTTGTGGCAACGTTTGCCCCGCTTTCCCAGCAAATCAATCCCACAAAACATCACACTCCCAGTTCATgtctccccccccccccgcttCCTTGGGATCCTGCATGCTGGGTTCCTAGCTCAAGCTTCAATGATTCCCTACCTGCCTTTGTCTCCTCCTTCTCGCACCTCCCCCTGCCCTttgcttcttccttcttctcctaggTTTTCCTATGTGAAGCCCAAgaaacgatgatgatgatgatccagAAGCTCCTAAGGAATACACAAGTCTTTCCTTCTTCCAGTTTGTGAAGCCTAAGAAACGACAGAAGCTCCTAGGGAATACATATCAAGCTTGACGACCATGTCTTTCCTTGTTCGAGTTTGTGAAGCCTAAGAAACGATGACTGACGATCGAGAAGCTCATAAGGAACACACATCAAGCTTGACCATGTCTTTCCTTCTTCAAGTTTGTATCTTTCGATCTCATTCCTACCATGGCTTACGCTGACACCAGAAAAAGGATACGACACAGCGGAAGCAACACACCCTCTGCCATGCCTTTCTGCTGAGCAGCTGCATTCAATGACATGAATTCTATATGAACAAATCCGAATCCGTCTTGTTCATCTGTCGGTATAAATAGATGAGCGCCCTGCGATGACCATTTGTGTGAGTGTGGGTGAAGCGAGCAGGTAGCTCGGTACAAGATTGGCCATAACGCAATATGGTACAGATCGCATTTATTGCAATGATAGGTGGGAATGTGATTCGTCACAGACCAGAATCTGTCAAAGAGATTCTGCATTTATTTTCTTAATGATTGAAAGCTGAGgaaggatatatttatgaggtcgCCTGCTGATCTGAACCGCACAACAATTTCCTTTctccaaggagagagagagagagagagagagagagagagagagagagagagagagagagagaaattagaGTTGCATTAATTCATTTGTGCCGCATGCAAGATTGTGTGTGGAAATCAGCAGGAATTCCGGAACCAGTTCATCAAAGACCCAACCTCCTCTTCCAATTGTTCATGCTCTTCAATGGATCATAGCATCCGAGAAGAAGAACATATATGCCTTTGCGGACCGAGTGATCTATATATCTATTGAACTCAGATCCATTGACCTCAGCAAGGACAAGCAAATTCCAAGCCAGTGCATCTCATCTGGTTACCCTGCATTCTTGTAGGATCATGTGGTCTCATGACCTAGCTTGTTCCAAGCGAACTAGCTAGGTAGCTTCAGAGCTTAGGGTCTTAGCTAAGCAGGAGCTCCTGGGAACCATGCTACCATCCACAGCTCTTGGCAACACATGGACCGAACCACCGATAGTGCTTCCAAGAACGAACTAAAAGACGTATGGGAACTCATCAAAGTCTTTCTGTGTCTCACTATCTCACACTTTctttaaggaaagaacacactgatGCTTTATCCTTGGAGAAGATTCTATCAAAGAAAAGATACACTCACTGTAGACACACCATATCTATTAGCAGATTTCCTTCTCGTATATTTGCATAGTTATTGTAGAAGACTGTAATGCAGATGAAAGTGACTATTTctcactgagagagagagagagagagagagagagagagagagggtgaaaACTAAGGAGGTAGGGAGCAAGCCCTTTGTGTAGGGAGATGTGAGCAAGCTCAAGTCTATGGATGGAATTGCTTGTACTGGGAGGGGTAAGGCTCAAAGTTTCTGACATGAggaagagcgagagagagagcgagTGAGTGTGATGGGGAGGGAAAGGATCTTGCTCTGGTTTGCAGTAGTTGGTGGGGGTGTCGTTGACGGCAGGGTcgagcaggagagagagagagagagagagagagagaggtaaggaTGCGAGAAGAAAGGGTGTGGGTTTGACAGGCGAAGCATTGTAGTATTCCTGCGGTATCAGAAAATTCACCGTGTTATGATGTttttagtaatttttttaaaaaatatcatattatttttatataaattttcaaagaatatcatatttataattattgtcaataatactaaaaaaatataatatgatatttttatattatgttatagtatttttataacgtaatactaaaatattattatataatatttaacatttttatattgtatttttaatattactgaaaatattataattagatcaATTCATCATATAATCGATCTATTGATAATAGTAAAAagagataaatggttaaaaaagtttattataaaaaataaaaaaataagggaCATTTGCgaagatagatttttttttttttggttgaaaaTTCGTCCCATCTTTATTTGCTATGAatcagaaaataaatagataaataaataaagatgacCTGTCGTCGGGGTGGGTGATGAGAGAGAGGTCTCTCTCCTCTGGGGATTGTGTGTGTCTAAGACATTCTTCCCACGCTCCATCGGGCACGTGGGAGACGACGATGTGACGTTGACGAGTCGCACACGTGTGCAATGTGGCAGGAGACATAGCACGCGCTGTTGCGTCTCCCTTCGCTGCTTCAGGGAGCGCAGGCGCTGCTGCGTTCAGTGGTCCGATCGCGTGGCCTCATCCCGTCTCCTGTTAATATTCCACGTCCAACACCCGACTCTGAGAGGAAGGAGTCATTGCATCCCCTCCGTCCTTCTCTTTCCTTCTACGTAAATGTATTTGTTGGTGTTGACAGATGATAGTtagcataaatatttttaatattaataataaattatgagATCCAATCTTACATGACATTCATTATAGGATGAGATAATTGATATATTAGCTTCATTAAATCATATTAATTTTGTTAACTCTAAATTTGAGTTCAAATATTTCACTAAAATCAGTAATAATTCACCTGACATAAGTCAATTTTAATACTAATTCCATGAGACAAaactggaatatatatatatatatatatatatatatacacacacacatggaAACTGAGCAGAAATTGAAAACATCACTCAAACTTCAACCCTGACAGCAGAACTGACACATATAGAAAATGCCCAGTGAAAAATCTGCACGTATGATTTCCAATTCCGAACTATTATACATTCAGATCATGCCATGAGAGCTCAGTTTGATCTTTTAGGGTCTTCAAATACAACATGAAGGAGAAGGATTGTTATTCTTAGTTCTCATAAACATATTACACATCTCAGTTTGGATTGGAGGTGGGGGTGCTGTCAACCCATAGCATACTTCTGCGTCCATGCTCGAGCTGTCTCTTCGTATTGAGACCTCTGCATCTTGTACGTGTGGGCGATCTCAGGGACGAGAGGATCGTCAGGATTGGGGTCTGTAAGAAGGGAGGAGATGGAGAGGAGGACCTTTGATATCGTCAGTGCAGGGCTCCACTGCTCCTTGAGGATGTCGAGGCAGATGCTTCCGTTCGAGTTGATATTGGGGTGATAAACCTATAATGATTGACATCCAGAATTAATaaagtgcttttttttttttgcatcagcAAACTTGTTTCAGCTTAAAGTTGTAGATTTCACAGGCAATCAATTGATCCAAAGCAAAATCTAACAAGCGTACCATGACCATGTGGTTCAAATTCCTCTGATACTTTAATCCCAAAGGTATAAGATAATTTGATACAATGGCGCAGCTAGCAAGATATACCAAACCAAAAACAGATAATTTGATCATTGATTTATtaagaactatatatatattttcctgTTGAGCATCCAAATGCCCAATAACACGGCAAAAAACCTTCTAGCTAACTGAGAATATGTAGATCTcagaaaggag from Musa acuminata AAA Group cultivar baxijiao chromosome BXJ1-3, Cavendish_Baxijiao_AAA, whole genome shotgun sequence encodes the following:
- the LOC103977954 gene encoding ubiquitin-conjugating enzyme E2-17 kDa, with amino-acid sequence MASKRIQKELMDLQRDPPTSCSAGPVGEDLFQWQATIMGPADSPYAGGVFFVKIHFPPDYPFKPPKVNFQTKVYHPNINSNGSICLDILKEQWSPALTISKVLLSISSLLTDPNPDDPLVPEIAHTYKMQRSQYEETARAWTQKYAMG
- the LOC135636946 gene encoding protein MONOCULM 1-like, translated to MPNPPISLPPQLLLLSSPPHSNRYSSTSLRSSPPPLVEALDMLSSLKSHEEGDQEHHRHSNPLHPNPQHGLISPSAPVRQLLVSCAELVHRGDLPAARHTGSLLLATASPYGDSTDRLVHQFARALSLRVDPLFPSVDAASPEALQSSYLSFNQITPFLRFAHLTANQAILEAVDGHRQVHILDFDTSHGLQWPPLLQAISERSDPNNPPSIRITGTGRNLDVLRRTGDRLQTFADSLGLGFEFHPLLFPSTTSDPSSSTTTDFTSSSLRLHPGEILTVNCVLFLHNLLQDGSGSDDSRDLRAFLQAVRAMNPAVVTVAEREANHNAPIFFQRFMEALDYYTAVFESLEATLPPTSRERAAVEQVWLGREIEDVVAREGERRRERHERFDRWETLMRGAGFTNLPLSPFALSQARLLLRLHYPSEGYQLHTVRDSFFLGWQNKPLFSVSSWH